GTTGACCCTAACTATATGTATGGTTGGTTAGTTTCACGTAGCACATAAGATTTCTACACGAAACTAGCAACGAGCATGGATTCAagtaaaatgcatacttagttTATGCAAAGTTTCTAAGGTTTTAATAGGCTGAGTGCCGATGATACCAAATCTATCGTCAATTCCAAGCAGTCCCCGGTCGAGGTAGACAAATTCATGAGCAAATTTTACCATAAAAGGCCTATCCGGTATTAGCTGGAGTGGAACATACCAAGAATGGACCTAGAAGGCAagcgatttggtttgggataTGTGGATTGCTAGCGAAaatgccgagtggacaacatccgAAGCATATACACCCCCCGTGGAGAATGGGTGTCCTTATTCCAAACTTTCGAgaatgaaacatgccaaggaagccaAGATTAGTATGCAGGATCTGTCGCGATTGTAACGTTGCATCGAAtacttcaggtcgtcccaacttaatatGGAAATAACGTAGTGCAACGTCCGACTTCTGTCCTCAGGTTTCGTTGGCGCACTACTTGCACAATTTTTTCAATATACTCCCCaacggagtcgccactgtgacgGGGGTCGAAAAGGACGAGGCTCTTTTCCTAAGAAATGGCTCGAATCTTTTACCCTAGCGGATGTGGAAATCATATTAAGTAAACGAGGACTACTGTAGGCCGTAGCCTCCTTTTACTAGATCGTATAGTCGTCATTTAGTTTTCAGCGCATTGAGGAAAACTGACCAAACCCGATTATTGTGATACGCAAGTAAAGCCAAAGCCCATGTGAACGTATTTGACCGCAACGGCCTTAGGtccccttgtgatccctgatggGGAGATCTCTCAGTGTACATCCGCAGAGTAGGGATTGAGGGTTCTAGGGACATTTACTAATATGGCAAGTACCTAGTATTAGCCCATgcggcggtccttactagttcaatgcaaCGACGAAAGGGACGTGCGTTAAGTTACATTACTAATGAGTCAATATTAATGCACAGATAATTAACTAAACGATGTCAAAAtagtgatttagattgattaacGGTGCATAATATAGCATATTATGTGAACAGTTTTataatggtgatgaattgaaagCGATAAAAAAGAAATATTTGCAGTTTACAATATAGTTTAAGCTATATTGCGGTTCTTAGGAACACTTACCACTTGTCGTTACTAGATTTCCTTTTCTGTTTTGACTTCCTGGCAACTGACTGACTGCTCCTGATTTCTGGTGCGATTTCTCCAGAATTTCCCCTTagatttctgaattttggcTAAAGAATTGACTATAACTTTGACAGTAAATGGGATAATTTGGGTGTTTATACGGACCGAGGTCTGCTTAACAAGGGTTAATACAACAGAGCTATTACGAATACAAACGGGTTTAAGCATCGGTTAATACTCAAGCTTTAGGCTAGGAATTGAAGAATATTTGGTACCGATTTCCGGAATTCggagggttgtatttatagtctAACTGGCTGAATAAGATAGACATTTGACGAGATAGAGCTTTACTGAAACTGAAATttcagcgctagaaaattctagcgcgaGCCTGACCATTCTGGAATTTTATCCGTGTCGTGATTGGGTGAGAATCAAACTGTAGCGTCTCAAAAAAGTGGCGTTGGGTTTAGTGCGCTAGAAAAGTAACGCGCGTGCATGCCACGCGCTAGAGCGCTGGTAAATTCTATCCGCGAATTTTTCTAGATCCTTCCGgttcgttttgaattttatttctttcacGGACTTGTCTTCTACGATATTAGTTGGAGTGCAACTCTTTATCTTTTTCAAAGATTAATTGTAATGTAATGTAATTTCTTTGAATATCTTTCTTGTACTGCTGCCATTTTGTAGACAGTGGCATGCcagttactaaaaataaaaatgcgGATTCCGAGATCAATCAATTTAGAATATTTGTTGCGTACTTAGAAAAACGTTGACAAGTAGTACTTgatttcatcattgaacctccCGCTACGGGACAAGGGATTAAGGGTAGGCATCTACAACAATATACTCCACTAACTCTACTTACCTTCGTCTCCTAATTAATACGGAATATAATTTATAAACCAATTGCAAATTATGATTTTAATAATAACCAATATTGTTTATAATTTGTATCTGGATTGATCCGATCCGATTTGATCCTATTACAACCCTCGTGTTCCAAACTTCCAACCCAAACCTACCTGACCCGACCTGATATGAATTCTAACCGATACAAACTGAACTTATAACAACCCAACCCGACCTGATTATACCCAACCCAATATGAACCCGATCCGACATTAACCCAACTAAATATAAACCTAAGCCAATTTGAACCCGTGTCTGCCAACCCGATTTAAATCCCTATCTACCAACCCAAACCAAACCAACCCATCAGTTTTTCAATCCAACAACCAAATAAACCCGTTACAACCCATACAAATATACCCGTTACAACCTCAATATGTTAGTCCGAATTAACACCCCATCTCATAACATAGACGATGGAATTTCAATTTAATATTAATGCATTCCTAATCCCTCTCAATTTAATCTCAATGCATCCCCAATCCCCATTGTTCTTCTAACACTTATGACTGAATTCATAATCAGGAATTCAAAGCTAACAGAACTAAATCCTGGAACAGACTAAGGCAAACCTGTTACTTCAGCTAGATCTAAAACTCCAGTCAATCATTTCACAGGTCCACCAGGACTGTATGCAAGGGAAGTAAAGTTTGACAATGGTCCATCACCCTATATTTGCTCAACCTTGCGGCATTCACCGGATAAACCATCAACCCAGGAGCCCATTCAGCTAAATAAGAATTCACATGTTACCAATCCCGTGAAAAAACACAGGCTAAATAACTTTCATAAGATCCATCacgcaaaaaataaaataaccacAACATGGCAAAATTTTGTTACTCACTACAACAACGTCACTCAGAATACCAATAGTATTATGATATTATCACAatctttcaaaaacaaaatcaactGAGACCACAAGACTACAGCTACTGTTCAAATTAAGTTGGCGCCTTCGAGCACTTGAAAACATAACAAAAGGTAATAGAAATTCTGAGTGACAACTGAATACTTCCATTTCACCAACTCATAACTAAGTTCATACTCTTTCAGGTAACAAAATTACTTCCAAGTTCGTACTCTAGTCCCCCTTTCTCCTGAATGAGCAACCCTCGGTGAGTCTGGCACGACCTCCTGTGGGCTGGCACAATACTGTCTGGCAATTCCCACAAACAACAACAGTCTGGGAGTGGCTAAAAACGGTAGTTCTGCATTTAAAATACAGCAATGTTATCAAAAAAACTGATACATCCAGCTTGTCATGTTCAACTTGATCAATAAAGCACAGAACATGTGTAACAACTAAAGAGAAGCATGAACGCCAACATTTGAAGGCTTTTCAAATAATTCAATGCATCAAACAAATTTAAAGATAAGAACCAAGCAAACTGATATAAATTCTTacacttcctccattttttaacaCTATTCCCATATAACCATATTCTTatagattcgtctcgaaatgTACTTtgaaattatcaaatttttataattttttaaaatgtataatgagagatgttagtggttaaaatagtgcattggcaagAGTGAAATctcagatggtgcaattaaaaaaaatggaagaagtatataataatgttttaaattcttatacttcctccgttccacaaaATTTACACCATGtttgacttttacactattcacaaaaTTACACCATGtttgacttttacactattcacggTGTGCCTAAAAGTATATAATTAGGTAGGATCTTATTAGAGATGttagtggttaaaatagtgcattggcaagAGTGAAATctcagatggtgcaattaaaaaaaatggaagtatataataatgttttaaattcttatacttcctccgttccacaaaATTTACACCATGtttgacttttacactattcacaaaaTTACACCATGtttgacttttacactattcacggTGTGCCTAAAAGTATATAATTAGGTAGGATCTTATTAGACTCGTATTGGTACATACTTTCTAAACAtcaatttttataattaaatcacATGTACATAGATATCCAGAATAGATAGCAGAATCAGGAACTACCCCACTTGTGGTGGGAACCAAGGAGGTTTTGTAAATTGTGTGTATTGATCAAATGGTTGTATACTTGCATACATATGTAATCTATATATACCTAGATGCACATAATTACCAGTCATTGACAAGTGAATTACAAATCAAAAGATCAGATGGGGAATCAACTATTCTTCCCAAACAAATTTACATGATTCACTTTATTCTTGAAACATATTGGGTCATTGAAAATAATATACACATCAGATGGAAGCTACACGTTAAATAAGCCAAAACCCCAAAAACTAAAAGATTGGATACTCATAAAACATCACAAATCCTTGCAACTCGGCGACAAGATAATCAATTTGTATAGATAAGATGAATTGAAACAGCAAACCCATTTTTCTCTACTCATAGCTGAAAACCCTAATGCTAAACAATAGGGTGTATAACAATGGGGCGTTTAGCATAGTCACACTAATTGAATCTATATAACATAGTCGTATTCATGTATCGCAATTCAGGCGAAAAGATTTATTCGCATAGAAAAGAGAAATTGTAACAATAAACTCATTTCTCTAATCATAACCGAAAAAATTAATGCTACAAAATACGTAGTATGTAACATTCTAACACATATCAACATAGCACTGCAACATTCTTTAGTACAATCGCATTCATATTGTATCCTAAAACAACAAAGTGAAGACATTGAAATTCTTAATCTCACCAGTACATAAAATAACGTAATTTCATACAAAACCATGAacgaaaagataaataaaatcgAAATAGAGATACTTACATATTGAAGCATCCCTGGCATTTAACATCCTATACCAAATCGGGAAAACAAATCAGCATCCAAAAATtctaaatagaaaaaaaaatacaatttgaaCGGGGATATTAACACAATACCATGAAAAAGGAGTTAGGAGATTGAACAAGACGCTTGAGCTTGTGCTTCTTCTTCTCAAGCTCCGCCGGTGGGTTCAACAAATCAATATCGTTTTGCAAAACCTAATCAAATCCAAATTGAATTCGACAAATTAAACACTAATAAATGAAAACTGAGCGTAAATTCTGAATCCTTAAACCCTAGCCCTAACCCTAACCTGAAGAAAAAGAAGCGATGACATTAAGAGAAATTGGCGTTAAAGGATCTGATGAAGATGAGAAGATTGAACAGAACTCACCATTTTCGCAGCGAAGAAGCGCtgagcagaggagagagaaagttggaGGCGGTAGAGAGGTGCGAATGCGCGGCGGAATGAGAGAGGGTTTCAGAAGGGTTATCCGACCAAATTATAGAGGAACTAAGGGTTTCTGTCAACCGTTCGATTGTTTGGATCTTATGTTTGGTTTGGGCCTTCTTGTGTTGGCATTTTGTAGGCCCAACTTTTAGTTTTATTCTTTGGAACAAATTAGCCCTAGGCCTTGTTTGGTTAAGAGTTGTTAGCTTTTTGAAGGTTTGACTAGCAGTTAGCTGTTTGTATAATTATATTAGCTTGTTTGACTAATTGGTTGAATTAGTTGTTTGTTAAAattgtttggtaaattagctgataattgttagttgtttaatatgtaaaatgaccattaaggacattgatatactttgttttttttattattattattagacaaatagtttattgtgttaatttttttctctgtatttttttaacaaacattgactaaataaaatatttttaaaaaaaagatttaaaatttaaaatttttaacaatatattatttgcaaatagagaaatattacaaatgatatttcaaaatgattgcAATAGCTTTCAAATGCTTCAAAatactaatataaaatttattacaacaaaaaaacGAGTCTAATAAATAGggtgaaaagaaaaagaaagtgtaAGTATGTTTTTCGGAGAAAAATAATGTAGGGTACCAATTAAGGTTGATAGTGGTTGTAATTATAGGCAATAGTAGgacaaaataataattttcatccactttctcaaaactctaattgcaaaaagctcATATATTGAGgccctgtttggttaggagctGTTAGATGTTAGCCgatagctggtttgactagctgttagCGGTTAGCTGTTTACATTAGCTGGTTTGACTGGCTGGTTGCATTAgttgtttgtgtaaaagtgtttggtaaattagctgatagctgttagctgtttaatatgtaaaatgaccattaaagacattgacatactttgtttcttattaatattagacaaatagtttattgtgttatttttttttctttacattttcctaataaacattgactaaataaaataaatttatttttcttaaaaaaaaattattcttaatttaatttttttaataatatatatttttcaaatagataaatattactaataataatttaagcatgattgcaatatacttcaattgcttaaaagtactaatataaaatttaatataACAAAAAACCAATCTAGTAAgtagggtgaaatgaaaaagaaagtgtgGACAATGTTTTTATGAGAAAAATATGTAGGGTGCTAAGGTTGATAGTGATTTTAATTATAGGCAATAGtaggacaaaatagtcattttcatccactttctcaaacctctaattgcaaaaatctcctatattgagctttttcaaaattagctttttaaccccaaaactctcttccaatcctctcctaaccaaacactcccaattagctttttctaaaagtcaaacctctaattcaccccaaaaagctatttttccctcaaacctctcctaaccaaacaccccctgagctttttcaaaattagccttttcaccccaaaactctcttccaaaactctcctaaccaaacacttccaattagctttttctaaaggtcaaacctctaattcacccaAAAAGCCCTTTTTCTctcaaacctctcctaaccaaacacccctCTAGTCCTGCCCCTTCCAAAACGTCGTTGTTTGTACGGTTCAAGATAAACGTTTATACTTCATCCATTCTAAAATATCACATTATTTTAACTTTAATACATTTCACACTATGCCTTTCACCATGTTTTGTAATTTAtaagaaaagaaaatgtaaTCGCGTATTATCTTGTTAGGATTCATTCGATTTATACTTTCGGAATATcatttttttatgatttttacttAGGTATGATTCAAGATATTACGAGTCAGAGTCATATGTTGGTGTAGACACCTTAATTTGTGTCTCCCTCAAAGTGTCCTATGATTTAAGCAAAATCAATGTTGTTTACTTGATCTGACTTTAATTATGTAGGTAGGCAATCATAAAAATGACAAAAATGTCATTTCTCTTATTCATCAAACATCAAAAACGCATTGACAAACATCTCTCAATTTCTTTTGAGCTCGATCCGTATAGAAAAGCCCTAAAAGTCCAACCCATTAATGACACAGattaacctaattaattcatcgtcattaatatctttaaaatCTTTGTAAAATATCTCAAATCAATTCAAGCTGCAACCGCTTGCACCAAGCCCAAAACCACTCGCACCGGTGGTCCACTCTGGGTCCAGCGGCAACTGCTGGCCTTGACGGCCAGTCCATTTCTTTGACCTAATGTCTATTTTTTCATATAAATATATTAGAAATTAGGTCATTTCTCATAGCTTGATTACGCAATTAAAGTCACACTTTTTAACTAAACTCTCAAACACTTTATTTTCCTTATTACATGCTAAAAACATTAATCATTTCATAAATCATTCATCGAATTTAATAATATTTCGTCCCTTACGTGATTGCTTCTTATTGAAGGCTCGTAATTCTATATGTCCCAAACACCCTTGGTAATAATTATGAGTACCCTGtcaaattcattttattatcATCATTTTCGTATATTTAATTcatattttataatatttaaaatCATATAACGTGTGTATTAATATGTAGGTACAAATTCGCTTATTTAAATATtactaacattttttttaggtttcaaaacacaaatttgggtgttaattatttattattattgtaatTAACCTTGACGAATTTTGTAGGTTCTAATTAACACACGTATCATTTACAATTAATTCATTTAATTATGCATTTGCGCGCTTAATTGTgtgtttattaatattattatgcGACTAACCAATTTGTTTTGCAGGGTGCGATAATTAGGACCGAGGGTTGACCGTCATACCAAGCTATGTACGCCAGTTACCCGCACACTACGCTTGATCCAGCAGGGCCACACAACCCTCTAGGTCTGACGGCATACGTTGGATCTGGTTAGCTTCGCCAAACTCGTCGTGAACTCACACTTCGTCGCTCGTTGTTCATGGATAATCAGATTAATGTTCGAAAAAATCGATTTTATTTTAATGTATTTATGTTTATATTTCATGTTTATTTATGATAATTTTGTTTATATTGactttcatttaattttgtagGTTAAGGTAATTAATTATGCACGGTTTGCATAATTaatgtaaatattattaattattccTAACTCGTTTTATTTTGTAGCGCTATGGTAAATAATATGCAAATCGTGTATAGGTTCTTTACCTCTTCTTTTTTGAATTTATATATACTGATCTCTTTTTTGTAGGgtcctttttatttaattatcatgTTTATCATGCCTGTATTATTTGGATTGTTTATGTGATTTCACCTCTTAAATTGCTAAACAAGACCTACCAAATGCATCACGATTAAATAAGATAAGCTTTTAATTTGGTTTCTAGTTTTTCTTAATTGAACTCTAAATCAAATGGTCACCATTAATTAGTTTATATGTTAAATGAATCAACTTAGTTCTTTAATGTTAGGACTTATAATTAATGTATGTAGGCTATGTTGTTGCATTACTCAATTATTATGCAAAACGGAGTAGAGACCGGAAGTGGGTGGGTTCATATACTATCGACACATAACCTTGTCCCCGTATCCATCTTTGGTTCATGACCATTTTGGAGTCAGGATctcttgaaaattgaaaggaGTCTTTATGTGGATATATCCCTAAATGATTTGTCCCTAAACGTCCAATTCGAATTCCACATAAAGGTTTATGGATCTCTCATAAAGATCCATTGACGACTCTCTACTTTTTCCCATTTCGTTGACCCATTCGCAACCAAGTCAAATGCTTGATTCCCTTAGGCAAATTCGTCCCCTCAAAAGAATAGGTCTCGTTGGGTAGGGGCGTAAAAATAACCCCTATAATTTGGCGACTCCACCGGGGACTTTCCTAATTAAGAATTCTCAGTTTGAAATGTTGGAGTTCTATTTTAGGCTAAAGGATAAAACTTGAAAAGATTCGATAATCATTGGGTTTGCAACACTTAATCTTGGGATCACATGCGTTTCGAATTTTCTACCTAACCACGGTCATGGATTTAGGAACCAAATTTCCATTATAAATGTGTTCTATATTCTAGGCTACCCTATGGTGGAACATACCTTGTCAACCCAGAGCTCATGGCTATAGTGGTTGATCTTGGCCTTGAACCACCGAAGTTTGGTATTAATGTTGCTTGCAACATGTGGAGGATGTCCTTGGGCCAATCTTCTCTAGATGAAGATGCAATCCCCTAGGATCTACCCTCTTAGCCAAACACCTAGAGATAATACAAACACCAACCCccgttgggttgaaaatccccagaagtagtacaaatacaaaattccaatatggcttgaaaatcactagaaataatacaaactcAAATACTTCCAattggttgaaaatccccaaaaataATAGAAACACAAAATTCTaagacgggttgaaattcccctaaaacaTCCCAATCAATTGAGTcaaaatccccctaaaatattccaattcCAAGACAGGGTTGAAAATCCcgaaaaataatacaaactCCCATACAAGTTCTAAAATAGCTTAAATGGGTTGAAAAAgggttgggttgaaattcccctgaaaTATTCCTAGTCCAAATCCCAAAAGGATGAAGCTCCTCTAAAATATTTCTAAAGGCTTGTAAATCTcggtacaagtacaaattcgtAGGGTCGAAAATACCCCAAAATAactacaagtacaaaatccaaaatcccgagttTAGTCTAAGTCTCATTCCATTTGCATGCATATCATCATGTCATGTGTCGAGTATGTCCAAGTTCTAAAGTCATTGCACGTGTTCTCCAAGACTCAAGAGGCTCTTCAGATTCGCTACTTCAAGATCCAATTCGAAATGTCTTCACTGGTACCTGAAATAGCCGATCTCTATGACTGAATGGAAAGTGTCGAGGCTCGTCTGGATCTCAAACAAAATTTTGCAAGCTCCCTTTAGTACTATGAGTTATATTGTGGCAAATGAAGACCCGACTTCAGGCTTCCTAGCGGGATTTCCTCATAATGATATTTGTGGGATATGGGCAAGTGATGAAGAAGATGTTTACTTCAACCCTCCCATTGGGGATGTCTCTGAGGGTGATAATGTTGATTGGTATCTTGGAACTAAGCCGAAAAAAGTGTTCAAGTTATGACCTGGTCAAGCAGAATTCAAGAACCAACCAACAAGGTTGTTCCGGTAACCCATATACCATCCCCTGGTCGAAAAAATCCACTTATCAAGCAGTTGAAGCAAACTAAAGCAAAAGTCAATATTTGGAAGCTCATAACCTCCTATGTCGAGCACTGTAATGCTCTAACTAATGCTATTGCCAAGTTGAACATCACTCCGGAAAGTCGGAAGCCACTCCAAATGATCTAGTGGGCACCTTGTAGTTCTTGAAGAAGGAATCACATTCATTGATGAAGATCTCCCACCTAAATGGGCAGGTCACCACAAAGCACTCTATCTGGCAGTTGAATACACAGATAAGATCATTTCCATGACTTTGGTCGATAATGGATCTtccatcaatgtgtgtcctctccgcactgcTGAAAATATGAGGTTCACTCaaagtgacttttctagttcatCTCAAGGTGTTCGTGCATATGATAATACTCGTCATGAGTCCATGGCGACCCTCACTCTGCTACAGAGAACCGGCCCTATTGAACTCAAAGTAAGCTtccaagtgaaggaaataatgcccttggttcaagtttacatttaatggtaagtctaataaatgaggtgtagtattaattaagcaagttaattattcagtgagatcaagtgatctgaatgcctagctagaggcgcttcattcaagtggaattaatattattaatgccacaattactcttgactgaacccgtagggtcaaacAAATAGTATGTAAATGGATCCattatttaggtgaatattatattcagtaaatgctcaaattatggatattcggaaatgatggataTTGATTTCAGTAAATACCCGAATTATGGATATGCGGAAATAGACGATCtctatgaccgaacagaaattgtcGAGGCTCGTCTGAAAGTTCTCGAAGAAAATTTGCAAGCTCCCTTTAATCGCATGAGTTGTATTGTGGCAAATGAAGACCCAACTTCAGGTTCCAACTAGGCTTTCCTCATAATGATATTTGTGGGATATGGGCAAGTGATGACGAAGATGTTTTCTTCAACCCTCCTATAGGGGATGTCTCTGAGGATGATAATGTTGATTGGTATCTTGGGTCTAAGTCGAAAAAAGTGTTCAAGTTATCACCTGGTCAGGCAGAATTCAAGAACCAACCAATAGGGCTGTTCCAGTAACCGATATACCATCCCTGGTCGAAACAAATCCACTTATCAAGCAGTTGAAGCACACTAAAGCAGAAGTCAATATTTGGCAGCTCATAACCTCCTCTGTCGATCACTACAATGCTCTGATTAATGCTCTTGCCAAGTTGAACATCACTCCAGAAAGTCGGAAGCCACTCCAAATGATCTAGTGGGCACCTTGTAGTTCTTGAAGAAGGAATCACATTCATTGATGAAGATCTCCCCCCTAAATGGGTAGGTCACCACAAAGCACTCTATCTGACAGTTGAATACACAGATAAGATCATTTCCATGACTTTGGTCGATAATGGATCTtccatcaatgtgtgtcctctccgcactgcTGAAAATATGAGGTTCACTCaaagtgacttttctagttcatCTCAAGGTGTTCGTGCATATGATAATACTCGTCATGAGTCCATGGCGACCCTCACTCTGCTATAGAGAACCGGCCCTATTGAACTCAAAGTAAGCTtccaagtgaaggaaataatgcccttggttcaagtttacatttaatgctaagtctaataaatgaggtttagtattaattaagcaagttaattattaagtgagatcaagtgatctgaatgcctagctagaggcgcttcattcaagtggaattaatattattaatgccacaattactcttgactgaacccgtagggtcacacaaatagtatgtaaacggatccattatttaggtgaatattatattcagtaaatgctcaaattatggatattcggaaatgatggatgttgaTTTAAGCAAATACTCGAATTATGGATATGCGGAAATAGA
This genomic stretch from Spinacia oleracea cultivar Varoflay chromosome 3, BTI_SOV_V1, whole genome shotgun sequence harbors:
- the LOC110801987 gene encoding 40S ribosomal protein S27-2; translated protein: MVLQNDIDLLNPPAELEKKKHKLKRLVQSPNSFFMDVKCQGCFNITTVFSHSQTVVVCGNCQTVLCQPTGGRARLTEGCSFRRKGD